A window of Streptomyces armeniacus contains these coding sequences:
- a CDS encoding creatininase family protein codes for MAATLPDTHRLGELSWTQVRHLAEQDPVVLLPIGAIEQHGPHLPVHEDSIVAEWVADRLAREHGHWVAPALNYGHSGTFRGYAGNLSLSQETLRNVTYEILQALVASGFRRIVIVDNNGGNVGPVTGASLDARRDFGVLIGHLYPWQLGYALMRDVYEDPATAYGHGAEPEHSAMLAMFPEQVQSELARPGGLESKEGWTPTSYTDAAIPGYDVPGTVFWDFSEVSPTGCTGDVSLGSARTGEVWIERVLGFCAAYLREYDANTRTATAAGTP; via the coding sequence ATGGCCGCCACCCTGCCCGACACCCACCGGCTGGGCGAGCTCTCCTGGACCCAGGTCCGGCACCTGGCAGAGCAGGACCCGGTCGTACTCCTCCCCATCGGCGCCATCGAGCAGCACGGCCCGCATCTGCCGGTGCACGAGGACTCCATCGTCGCCGAGTGGGTCGCGGACCGGCTGGCCCGCGAGCACGGACACTGGGTCGCCCCGGCCCTCAACTACGGCCACTCCGGCACGTTCCGCGGCTATGCCGGCAACCTCTCCCTCAGCCAGGAGACGCTGCGCAACGTCACGTACGAGATCCTCCAGGCCCTGGTCGCCTCCGGCTTCCGGCGCATCGTCATCGTCGACAACAACGGCGGCAACGTCGGCCCCGTGACCGGCGCGAGCCTGGACGCGCGGCGCGACTTCGGCGTGCTCATCGGGCACCTCTACCCGTGGCAGCTGGGGTACGCCCTCATGCGCGACGTGTACGAGGACCCCGCCACGGCGTACGGGCACGGCGCGGAGCCGGAGCACTCGGCGATGCTGGCGATGTTCCCCGAGCAGGTGCAGAGCGAGCTCGCGCGGCCCGGGGGCCTGGAGTCCAAGGAGGGCTGGACTCCCACCAGTTACACCGACGCCGCCATCCCCGGCTACGACGTGCCCGGCACGGTCTTCTGGGACTTCTCCGAGGTCAGCCCCACCGGCTGCACCGGCGACGTGAGCCTGGGCAGCGCCCGTACGGGCGAGGTCTGGATCGAGCGGGTCCTCGGCTTCTGCGCCGCGTACCTGCGCGAGTACGACGCCAACACCCGTACCGCGACCGCCGCGGGGACACCGTGA
- a CDS encoding ABC transporter ATP-binding protein, translated as MTGGDTAPAADAVLTVDRLSVDFRISGEWTPAVRDISFTVGKGEVVALVGESGSGKSVSSMSVLGLVGANARHRGSIRFHDTELLGLDHEALRGIRGKRIAMIFQEPMTALNPVYTIGRQIAEAVRCHERISAAEARTRAVELLTKVGIPEPERRVDSYPHQLSGGQRQRAMIAMAISGSPEVVIADEPTTALDVTVQAEILDLLRSLQKDLGSAVLIITHDMGVVADLADRVVVMKQGEVVEEAPVGRLFSAPRHDYTRRLLAAVPKPPAPGEAEPAPEETPTSETATLRVTDLEVEYPGRLGRKGFKAVHGVSLAVGKGKVLGLVGESGSGKSTIGRAVVSLARATAGSIEVCGTDVTRLTGRRLRAFRPTYSMVFQDPGASLNPRLSIGDSIAAPLLTGRRADRSAASERVAELLEQVELPVSWAERFPHELSGGQRQRVGIARALALEPELLIADEPTSALDVSVQATVLRLFRELQDRMGFACLFISHDLGVVELLAHEVAVLQNGRLVEHGPTHEVLARPQTDYTRRLVAAAPVPDPAQQAERRRLWREMAA; from the coding sequence GTGACGGGCGGGGACACGGCACCGGCGGCCGACGCCGTACTGACCGTGGACCGGCTGTCGGTGGACTTCCGCATCTCGGGGGAGTGGACCCCGGCCGTACGGGACATCAGCTTCACCGTCGGCAAGGGAGAGGTCGTCGCGCTGGTCGGCGAGTCCGGCTCGGGCAAGTCCGTCAGCTCGATGTCGGTCCTGGGCCTGGTCGGCGCGAACGCGCGGCACCGCGGGAGCATCCGCTTCCACGACACCGAGCTGCTCGGCCTCGATCACGAGGCGCTGCGCGGCATCCGCGGCAAGCGCATCGCGATGATCTTCCAGGAGCCGATGACGGCGCTCAATCCCGTCTACACCATCGGGCGGCAGATCGCCGAGGCCGTACGGTGCCACGAGCGGATCTCCGCCGCCGAGGCCCGTACGCGAGCGGTGGAGCTCCTGACGAAGGTCGGCATCCCGGAGCCCGAACGCCGCGTCGACAGCTATCCGCACCAGCTCTCCGGCGGCCAGCGGCAGCGGGCGATGATCGCCATGGCGATCTCCGGGTCGCCCGAGGTCGTCATCGCCGACGAGCCGACCACGGCGCTCGACGTGACGGTGCAGGCCGAGATCCTCGATCTGCTGCGCAGCCTCCAGAAGGACCTCGGCTCCGCGGTGCTGATCATCACCCACGACATGGGCGTGGTCGCCGACCTGGCCGACCGCGTGGTCGTGATGAAGCAGGGCGAGGTGGTCGAGGAGGCCCCCGTCGGCCGGCTGTTCTCCGCGCCGCGGCACGACTACACCCGCAGACTCCTCGCCGCCGTCCCGAAGCCCCCGGCCCCCGGCGAGGCGGAACCCGCGCCCGAGGAGACGCCGACGAGCGAGACCGCGACCCTCCGGGTCACGGACCTCGAGGTCGAGTACCCGGGCAGGCTGGGCCGCAAGGGCTTCAAGGCCGTGCACGGCGTGAGCCTGGCCGTCGGCAAGGGGAAGGTACTCGGCCTGGTCGGCGAGTCCGGCTCCGGCAAGTCCACCATCGGACGCGCCGTCGTCAGCCTCGCGCGGGCGACCGCCGGGTCCATCGAGGTGTGCGGCACGGACGTCACCCGCCTCACCGGCCGCAGGCTGCGTGCCTTCCGCCCCACCTACTCGATGGTCTTCCAGGACCCCGGCGCCTCGCTCAACCCCCGGCTGTCGATCGGCGACTCCATCGCCGCGCCCCTGCTGACGGGCCGCAGAGCGGACCGCAGCGCCGCGAGCGAGCGGGTGGCCGAACTCCTGGAGCAGGTCGAGCTGCCGGTGAGCTGGGCCGAACGCTTCCCGCACGAGCTCTCCGGCGGCCAGCGCCAACGCGTCGGAATCGCCCGCGCGCTGGCGCTGGAGCCGGAACTGCTCATCGCCGACGAGCCGACGTCGGCGCTCGACGTGTCCGTCCAGGCCACCGTGCTGCGGCTGTTCCGGGAGCTGCAGGACCGGATGGGGTTCGCGTGCCTGTTCATCAGCCACGACCTCGGGGTCGTGGAACTGCTCGCCCACGAGGTCGCGGTGCTCCAGAACGGCCGCCTGGTCGAACACGGCCCCACGCACGAGGTGCTGGCCCGGCCGCAGACGGACTACACCCGGCGGCTCGTGGCCGCCGCACCCGTACCCGACCCGGCCCAGCAGGCCGAACGGCGGCGGCTGTGGCGCGAGATGGCGGCGTGA
- a CDS encoding GntR family transcriptional regulator has translation MSVDQGGSANSARARAYEWVREAILLGRYPEGAFLEEKILSEEAGVSRTPVREALHRLAAEGFIDLPPRRGAQVRRVTVGEMIETYEMRQVLEIHGFRILCEKQIEIPPEQAELLDRMGDADLLERSRNGDREAIAEHAKFDFRFHCGFVAATGNSVLLDLFRSLQPRHQRIGVSAITIRPNRLPVIMREHHSLLAALVKHDFERAADTLRTHLNPDDTVVAHLK, from the coding sequence GTGTCAGTCGACCAGGGGGGAAGCGCCAACTCGGCGCGTGCACGGGCCTACGAGTGGGTCCGTGAGGCCATCTTGCTGGGGCGCTACCCGGAGGGTGCGTTTCTGGAGGAGAAGATCCTCTCGGAGGAGGCGGGGGTGTCGCGGACGCCGGTGCGCGAGGCCCTGCACCGGCTGGCGGCGGAGGGGTTCATCGACCTGCCCCCTCGGCGCGGCGCCCAGGTCCGCCGCGTCACCGTCGGCGAGATGATCGAGACGTACGAGATGCGGCAGGTGCTGGAGATACACGGCTTCCGGATCCTGTGCGAGAAGCAGATCGAGATTCCGCCGGAGCAGGCCGAGCTGCTGGACCGCATGGGCGACGCGGACCTGCTGGAGCGGTCCCGCAACGGCGACCGCGAGGCGATCGCCGAGCACGCGAAGTTCGACTTCCGCTTCCACTGCGGCTTCGTGGCGGCGACCGGCAACTCCGTGCTCCTCGACCTGTTCCGCAGCCTCCAGCCGCGGCACCAGCGGATCGGCGTGTCCGCGATCACCATCCGGCCCAACCGCCTGCCCGTCATCATGCGGGAGCACCACAGCCTGCTGGCCGCGCTGGTCAAGCACGACTTCGAGCGCGCCGCCGACACCCTGCGCACCCACCTCAACCCCGATGACACGGTGGTCGCGCACCTGAAGTGA
- a CDS encoding HpcH/HpaI aldolase family protein: MSSRTATDQQRRYAAWLSDPSFAAAEIVAATGYGAVVLDIEHGAFDLADLERFIPFLRRLDLEVLAKVLGPERGPIQQALDFGATAVVVPHVENAEHAAAVCAYGKFPPLGDRSFAGGRTTGYGGFDDDWIARQDRETRIYPMIEDSGALDDIKEILALPVVDGVFVGPSDLSMRRERGAYSRGEGDFADLTVIADAARSAGKPWVLPAWSAAEKAFALAHGADQLVLTMQHGALLAGFRAALDETAELAREGRP, translated from the coding sequence ATGTCCTCGCGGACCGCAACCGATCAGCAGCGCAGGTACGCCGCCTGGCTCTCCGACCCGAGTTTCGCGGCGGCGGAGATCGTGGCGGCCACGGGCTACGGCGCCGTGGTGCTCGACATCGAGCACGGCGCCTTCGACCTCGCCGACCTCGAGCGCTTCATCCCGTTCCTGCGCCGGCTGGACCTCGAGGTTCTGGCCAAGGTCCTCGGGCCGGAGCGCGGCCCGATCCAGCAGGCGCTCGACTTCGGCGCCACGGCGGTGGTCGTCCCGCACGTCGAGAACGCCGAACACGCCGCCGCGGTCTGCGCGTACGGCAAGTTCCCGCCCCTCGGTGACCGCAGCTTCGCCGGAGGCCGGACCACCGGTTACGGCGGCTTCGACGACGACTGGATCGCCCGGCAGGACCGCGAGACCCGGATCTATCCGATGATCGAGGACTCCGGGGCCCTCGACGACATCAAGGAGATCCTGGCCCTGCCGGTCGTCGACGGTGTCTTCGTCGGCCCCAGCGACCTGTCGATGCGCCGGGAGCGGGGCGCCTACTCCCGTGGCGAGGGGGACTTCGCCGACCTCACCGTCATCGCGGACGCGGCCCGTTCCGCGGGCAAGCCCTGGGTCCTGCCGGCCTGGTCCGCCGCGGAGAAGGCGTTCGCTCTGGCGCACGGCGCCGACCAGCTCGTCCTGACGATGCAGCACGGCGCCCTCCTCGCCGGCTTCCGCGCGGCACTGGACGAGACCGCAGAACTCGCCCGCGAGGGGCGGCCGTAG
- a CDS encoding carbon-nitrogen hydrolase family protein, which translates to MLATVAQFAATTDKSANLKTATGLIATAAAQGSDLVVLPENAMYANPDLTAETSGQAEPLDGPFASAIAAAAKEHSIAVVAGMTETPADGSGKPSNTVLAVDRTGGQLGVYRKVHLYDAFGYRESDRIEPQPAKALTFVLDGLTFGVMTCYDLRFPEMARFLVDAGAEAVLVPAAWVVGPAKEDHWTTLLRARAIENTVYVLGCGQTGPTWSGQSSIVDPMGHITASAGENPGVASAVLDASRVAEVRAKNPSLANRRFTVSFG; encoded by the coding sequence ATGCTCGCAACGGTCGCCCAGTTCGCCGCCACCACCGACAAGTCCGCCAACCTGAAGACGGCCACCGGTCTGATCGCCACGGCCGCCGCCCAGGGCTCGGACCTGGTCGTTCTCCCGGAGAACGCCATGTACGCCAACCCCGACCTCACGGCCGAGACCTCCGGCCAGGCCGAGCCGCTCGACGGGCCGTTCGCGTCGGCGATCGCCGCGGCCGCGAAGGAGCACTCCATCGCCGTGGTCGCCGGGATGACCGAGACGCCCGCCGACGGCTCGGGGAAGCCCAGCAACACCGTGCTCGCCGTGGACCGTACCGGCGGGCAGCTCGGCGTGTACCGCAAGGTCCACCTCTACGACGCCTTCGGCTACCGGGAGTCCGACCGTATCGAGCCGCAGCCCGCGAAGGCCCTCACCTTCGTACTCGACGGCCTCACCTTCGGCGTCATGACCTGCTACGACCTGCGCTTCCCCGAGATGGCCCGCTTCCTGGTCGACGCCGGCGCCGAGGCCGTCCTCGTCCCGGCCGCGTGGGTCGTCGGCCCGGCCAAGGAGGACCACTGGACCACCCTCCTGCGGGCCCGGGCGATCGAGAACACCGTGTACGTCCTCGGCTGCGGCCAGACCGGCCCCACGTGGAGCGGCCAGAGCAGCATCGTCGACCCCATGGGTCACATCACGGCGTCGGCCGGCGAGAACCCGGGCGTCGCGTCGGCGGTCCTCGACGCCTCGCGGGTGGCGGAGGTCCGGGCGAAGAACCCGAGCCTGGCGAACCGCCGTTTCACGGTGTCCTTCGGCTGA
- a CDS encoding phosphatase PAP2 family protein, whose translation MTGRPASAVLPQPLRARLGPVAVLAALVVSVVGILHAGHGRPGVVDRWLRPETGEVRSPWRNAALATDFLGEPVGAATLLVLAAASAAGAAMGWAQVALGAHYPTDVLGGWCTALAVVPATAWLVDRTADARRRKRR comes from the coding sequence GTGACCGGGCGTCCGGCGTCCGCGGTGCTGCCGCAGCCGCTGCGCGCCCGGCTCGGGCCGGTCGCGGTCCTCGCCGCGCTGGTGGTGAGCGTGGTCGGGATCCTGCACGCCGGTCACGGCAGGCCCGGCGTGGTGGACCGGTGGCTACGGCCGGAGACGGGCGAAGTGCGGTCACCGTGGCGGAACGCCGCTCTCGCCACTGACTTCCTGGGGGAGCCCGTGGGTGCGGCGACGCTGCTCGTGCTCGCCGCGGCGTCGGCCGCCGGTGCCGCCATGGGCTGGGCACAGGTCGCCCTGGGCGCGCACTACCCGACCGACGTCCTCGGCGGCTGGTGCACCGCGCTGGCGGTGGTGCCGGCGACCGCGTGGCTGGTTGACCGGACAGCCGACGCCCGTCGGCGGAAACGCCGCTGA
- a CDS encoding LLM class flavin-dependent oxidoreductase — protein sequence MRFSLFVHMERWDEEVGHRQLFEELSELVLTAEAGGFGTVWIGEHHAMEYTISPSPMPLLAYLAARTSTIRLGAGTIVAPFWNPIRVAGECALLDVISNGRMEVGLARGAHQFEFDRLAGGVSARDGGRHLRELVPAVRELWQGDYAHDGEIWQFPTSTSVPKPVQRPTPPMWIAARDPDSHDFAVAQGCNVMVTPLMKGDEEVVDLKRKFDTAVANHPEVRRPELMVLRHTHVHSPDEPEGWRPAAEAVNRYYRTFDAWFGNKTTPVNGFLDPSPESKFEGRPEFEPESLHRTAVIGTPAEVIERLRTYEELGIDEYSFWIDTSLSHEEKRESLELFVKEVMPAFQDDGGAVSGR from the coding sequence ATGAGGTTTTCGTTGTTCGTGCACATGGAGCGCTGGGACGAGGAGGTCGGCCACCGGCAGCTGTTCGAGGAGCTCTCCGAACTGGTCCTGACCGCGGAGGCGGGCGGGTTCGGCACCGTGTGGATCGGTGAGCACCACGCGATGGAGTACACCATCTCCCCCAGCCCCATGCCGCTGCTCGCGTACCTGGCCGCGAGGACCTCGACCATCCGCCTGGGCGCCGGAACGATCGTCGCCCCGTTCTGGAACCCGATCCGGGTCGCCGGTGAATGCGCGCTGCTCGACGTCATCAGCAACGGCCGGATGGAGGTCGGACTCGCCCGCGGAGCCCACCAGTTCGAGTTCGACCGCCTGGCGGGCGGGGTCTCCGCCCGCGACGGCGGCAGGCACCTGCGTGAACTCGTGCCCGCCGTCCGGGAGCTCTGGCAGGGCGACTACGCCCACGACGGGGAGATCTGGCAGTTCCCGACGTCGACCAGCGTGCCCAAGCCCGTACAGCGGCCCACGCCGCCCATGTGGATCGCCGCCCGCGACCCCGACTCCCACGACTTCGCCGTGGCCCAGGGATGCAACGTCATGGTCACGCCGCTCATGAAGGGAGACGAGGAAGTCGTCGACCTCAAGCGGAAGTTCGACACCGCGGTGGCGAACCACCCCGAGGTGCGCCGCCCCGAGCTCATGGTGCTGCGGCACACCCACGTGCACTCCCCTGACGAGCCCGAAGGCTGGCGCCCGGCGGCGGAGGCGGTCAACCGCTACTACCGGACGTTCGACGCCTGGTTCGGCAACAAGACCACCCCGGTGAACGGATTCCTCGACCCCAGCCCCGAGTCGAAGTTCGAGGGGCGCCCCGAGTTCGAGCCCGAGTCGCTGCACAGGACCGCGGTGATCGGCACCCCGGCGGAGGTCATCGAGCGGCTGCGCACGTACGAGGAGCTCGGCATCGACGAGTACAGCTTCTGGATCGACACGAGCCTGTCCCACGAGGAGAAGCGCGAGTCCCTGGAACTGTTCGTCAAGGAGGTCATGCCCGCCTTCCAGGACGACGGTGGTGCCGTCTCCGGGCGGTGA
- a CDS encoding tautomerase family protein produces the protein MPQVSITIAEGRTPAQLRNLMHEVHAAVLRTTDTRPEYIRVVVHEVRRALWATGDLTVTERDAAETGRTGEHGGQAAAPRPVTPAADEEQS, from the coding sequence ATGCCACAGGTCTCGATCACGATCGCCGAGGGCCGCACCCCGGCGCAGCTGCGGAACCTGATGCACGAAGTGCACGCCGCGGTCCTGCGCACCACGGACACCCGGCCCGAGTACATCCGTGTCGTCGTCCACGAGGTCCGCCGGGCCCTCTGGGCGACCGGTGACCTCACCGTCACCGAGAGGGACGCGGCCGAGACGGGCCGTACCGGAGAGCACGGCGGTCAGGCCGCCGCGCCACGCCCGGTCACCCCAGCAGCAGACGAGGAGCAGTCATGA
- a CDS encoding aldehyde dehydrogenase, translating into MSELTTSQHFIGGARVEPASGEYFESTNPATRRVLYRAARGGAADIDRAVTAARGAYEDARWRDLSQTRRGRLLRRLGDLIAENAEELARMETEDNGKLLREMRGQLATLPEYYHYYAGLADKIHGDVVPTSDRRVLNYTAREPLGVVGAITPWNSPLTLTSSKLAPALCAGNTVVIKPSEHTSASVLRLAELALEAGFPPGAVNVVTGFGGEAGQALVDHRALAKISFTGSTATGSRIAAATAGRFVGSTLELGGKSPNIVFEDADIANAAMGVVAGIFAAAGQTCIAGSRVFAHRSVYDDLLERVSDRARSIRIGDPLDEKTELGPLAFEGQRDKVAAYVDIGRGEGARVLTGGRSTDGGLGGFFYEPTILVDVDNSMRVVREEIFGPVLAVMPFDTEEEAVRLANDTEYGLAAGVWTQNLARAHRMAARLDAGTVWVNTYRAMSPMSPRQGFKSSGAGVEHGTETIKEYTRLKSVWINTGEEPVADPFTMRS; encoded by the coding sequence ATGTCTGAACTCACCACGTCGCAGCACTTCATCGGCGGGGCCCGGGTGGAGCCCGCCTCGGGCGAGTACTTCGAGAGCACCAACCCGGCCACCCGCCGCGTGCTCTACCGGGCGGCACGCGGAGGCGCCGCCGACATCGACCGGGCCGTGACCGCCGCGCGGGGAGCGTACGAGGATGCGCGCTGGCGCGACCTCAGCCAGACACGGCGCGGGCGTCTGCTGCGGCGCCTCGGTGACCTGATCGCCGAGAACGCCGAAGAGCTCGCCCGGATGGAAACGGAGGACAACGGCAAGCTGCTGCGCGAGATGCGCGGGCAGCTGGCCACGCTGCCGGAGTACTACCACTACTACGCCGGGCTCGCGGACAAGATCCACGGAGATGTCGTCCCCACCTCCGACCGCCGGGTGCTCAACTACACGGCCCGCGAACCGCTCGGCGTCGTCGGCGCGATCACTCCCTGGAACTCTCCGCTGACGCTCACCAGCAGCAAGCTCGCCCCCGCGCTGTGCGCCGGCAACACCGTCGTGATCAAGCCCTCGGAGCACACCTCGGCCTCGGTCCTCAGGCTCGCCGAGCTGGCGCTCGAGGCAGGGTTCCCGCCGGGTGCGGTGAACGTCGTCACCGGGTTCGGCGGCGAGGCCGGGCAGGCGCTGGTCGACCACCGGGCGCTGGCGAAGATCTCGTTCACCGGGAGCACCGCCACCGGGTCGCGCATCGCCGCGGCGACGGCGGGCCGGTTCGTCGGCTCGACCCTCGAACTCGGCGGCAAGTCGCCCAACATCGTGTTCGAGGACGCCGACATCGCGAACGCCGCGATGGGCGTCGTAGCCGGCATCTTCGCCGCCGCCGGCCAGACCTGCATCGCCGGCAGCCGGGTGTTCGCGCACCGCTCCGTCTACGACGACCTCCTGGAGCGCGTCTCCGACCGCGCCCGGAGCATCCGGATCGGCGACCCCCTCGACGAGAAGACCGAGCTCGGGCCGCTGGCCTTCGAGGGCCAGCGGGACAAGGTCGCCGCGTACGTCGACATCGGCCGCGGCGAAGGCGCGCGGGTGCTCACCGGCGGGCGCTCCACCGACGGCGGTCTCGGCGGCTTCTTCTACGAGCCCACCATCCTCGTGGACGTCGACAACAGCATGCGCGTCGTACGCGAGGAGATCTTCGGCCCCGTACTGGCGGTCATGCCGTTCGACACCGAGGAGGAGGCCGTCCGGCTGGCCAACGACACCGAGTACGGTCTCGCGGCCGGCGTCTGGACGCAGAACCTCGCGCGGGCGCACCGTATGGCGGCGCGGCTGGACGCCGGGACGGTGTGGGTGAACACCTACCGCGCGATGTCTCCGATGTCGCCGCGGCAGGGCTTCAAGTCGAGCGGAGCCGGCGTCGAGCACGGCACCGAGACGATCAAGGAGTACACGCGGCTCAAGAGCGTCTGGATCAACACCGGCGAAGAACCCGTGGCCGACCCGTTCACCATGCGGAGCTGA
- a CDS encoding alpha/beta fold hydrolase gives MALLGKPTIVLLHGVGLDHTMWEPAAALLADRFTVITPDLPGHGARPPAGDGVTLADLADGVAGGIPAGSHLVGFSLGALVAQHLALYRPGLVATLTSVSSVCERTAEERASVLARLRSAEADFPASAAASLDRWYAGTDVDPRWVSRTEATLRANDVGSFLRCYRVFATADAELGPALGTIAVRALAVTGENDTGSTPEMTRRLAAALPDCRAVIVPTARHMLPVERPEALADSLTTFIGESAHV, from the coding sequence ATGGCGCTCCTGGGCAAGCCGACGATCGTGCTGCTGCACGGCGTGGGGCTCGACCACACCATGTGGGAGCCCGCGGCCGCGCTGCTGGCCGACCGGTTCACCGTGATCACCCCCGACCTGCCCGGCCACGGCGCCCGGCCCCCGGCAGGCGACGGGGTGACACTCGCCGACCTGGCCGACGGGGTCGCCGGCGGGATTCCGGCGGGCTCGCACCTCGTCGGCTTCTCGCTCGGCGCGCTCGTCGCCCAGCATCTCGCGCTGTACCGGCCCGGCCTGGTGGCCACGCTGACCTCGGTCAGCTCCGTATGCGAGCGGACGGCCGAGGAGCGGGCGTCCGTCCTCGCCCGGCTGCGCTCCGCCGAGGCCGACTTCCCGGCGAGCGCCGCCGCGTCCCTCGACCGCTGGTACGCCGGAACGGACGTCGACCCCCGCTGGGTCAGCCGCACCGAGGCCACACTGCGGGCCAACGACGTCGGGTCCTTCCTCCGCTGCTACCGCGTGTTCGCCACGGCGGATGCCGAACTCGGGCCGGCGCTGGGCACGATCGCCGTACGCGCGCTGGCGGTCACGGGTGAGAACGACACGGGTTCCACGCCCGAGATGACCCGCCGGCTGGCAGCGGCTCTGCCGGACTGCCGCGCGGTGATCGTCCCCACCGCACGTCACATGCTGCCCGTCGAGCGTCCCGAGGCGCTCGCCGACTCCCTCACGACCTTCATCGGAGAGTCCGCACATGTCTGA
- a CDS encoding amino acid synthesis family protein has translation MNIRKIVTTVEEIRTEGGRQVTPAARIAVVAAVIENPWAGQGFVDDLAPGIAANASDIGAVLAPAVLDALDAPAEAYGKAAVVGLDGEIEHGSALIHTLQFGDHFRKAANATTLLPAVEKRGAAGTVFDIPLKHITDATVRSHHQTTEVRISDAPHPGEIVIALAAAAQGRPQQRLAPLSTER, from the coding sequence ATGAACATCCGTAAGATCGTGACCACCGTCGAGGAGATCCGTACGGAAGGCGGCCGCCAGGTCACCCCCGCGGCCCGGATCGCCGTCGTCGCGGCAGTGATCGAGAACCCGTGGGCGGGCCAGGGCTTCGTCGACGATCTCGCCCCCGGAATCGCCGCCAACGCCTCCGACATCGGCGCGGTGCTGGCCCCGGCGGTGCTCGACGCCCTCGATGCTCCCGCCGAGGCCTACGGCAAGGCGGCCGTCGTCGGCCTCGACGGCGAGATCGAGCACGGCTCGGCGCTCATTCACACGCTCCAGTTCGGCGACCACTTCCGCAAGGCGGCCAACGCCACCACCCTGCTGCCGGCCGTCGAGAAGCGCGGAGCCGCCGGCACGGTGTTCGACATCCCCCTCAAGCACATCACCGACGCCACGGTCCGCTCGCACCACCAGACGACCGAGGTCCGGATCTCCGACGCCCCCCACCCCGGCGAGATCGTCATCGCGCTCGCCGCCGCCGCCCAGGGACGCCCTCAGCAGCGTCTCGCGCCGCTCTCGACCGAGCGGTAG
- a CDS encoding amino acid synthesis family protein has protein sequence MQERTVDHPDERIGLRKLVLYRDVVLTEAGTAPVRPARRASVAAVIRNPWVNAGLSADLHAEQSRIAPALARLLTDRLIGALGGVGEIEAFGKAAIVGTAGEIEHAGALIHTPYFGNLVREFLQGESIICFADTRAEAGETVIVPLWHKTHAATRSHYQTVSARVPDAPCADEIVVIAAASTGPRPHPRIGDRETDPAVTAETLEEVPS, from the coding sequence ATGCAAGAGCGCACCGTGGATCATCCTGACGAACGCATCGGCCTCCGCAAGCTCGTGCTCTACCGCGACGTCGTCCTCACCGAGGCGGGCACGGCCCCCGTACGGCCCGCGCGGCGTGCCAGCGTCGCCGCCGTCATCCGGAACCCCTGGGTGAACGCCGGCCTGTCAGCTGATCTTCACGCGGAGCAGAGCCGGATCGCCCCGGCACTCGCGCGGCTGCTCACGGACCGGCTCATCGGCGCCCTGGGCGGAGTCGGGGAGATCGAGGCCTTCGGCAAGGCCGCGATCGTCGGCACCGCGGGCGAGATCGAGCACGCAGGAGCCCTCATCCACACGCCGTACTTCGGCAACCTCGTCCGGGAGTTCCTCCAGGGCGAATCCATCATCTGTTTCGCCGACACGCGTGCCGAAGCCGGCGAGACCGTCATCGTCCCGCTCTGGCACAAGACGCACGCCGCGACGCGGAGCCACTACCAGACCGTCAGCGCGCGTGTTCCCGACGCCCCGTGCGCGGACGAGATCGTCGTCATCGCCGCCGCTTCCACGGGGCCGCGCCCGCACCCCCGTATCGGGGACCGCGAGACCGATCCCGCCGTCACCGCAGAAACCCTGGAGGAAGTCCCGTCATGA